A DNA window from Engystomops pustulosus chromosome 10, aEngPut4.maternal, whole genome shotgun sequence contains the following coding sequences:
- the NISCH gene encoding nischarin isoform X3, which produces MDDMAGIIEDGEEQREVKIIGSELVDNYTVYIIEVYTGVYKWTVKHRYSDFYDLHEKLTAENKTERNLLPPKKIIGKNSKSLVEKRQKDLEIYLQALLTVFPVNVPKTLAHFLHFHLYEIHGIAAVLAEELFHNGEQLLVAGEVFHMRPLQLYAITQLLRLAKPTYINGDAKTDLGHILDFTCRLKYLKISGTRGPVGTSNIQEHLLPYDLSVFKSLCQVEICHSDAKLIKGFTSCKKTLATMTVQFSTSSLKDLLVPEALEFDHWVAEGTCTDCPITAVVPKWSSLTTVDMSHNHISSIDDSVKLTPQVEFLALSHNHICSIENLQHLYNLVHLDLSYNKLSTLEGVHSKIGNIKTLNLSGNLLETLKGLNKLYSLVNLDLGNNKISQVDEIKNIGSLPCLETVNLTDNPVTIVPDYRTKVLTQFGDRAAEVCLDNTSTTEKELDTVEVLKAIQKAKEAKNKLNNPDKKMSEDFRLTSASSSFPANVSSSPLSRPVIFSQALSLK; this is translated from the exons ATGGACGACATGGCGGGGATCATAGAGGACGGCGAGGAGCAGCGGGAGGTGAAGATCATCGGCTCGGAGCTGGTGGACAATTATACG GTATACATCATTgaagtatatactggggtgtataaGTGGACTGTGAAGCACCGGTACAGTGACTTCTATGATCTCCATGAAAAG ctAACAGCAGAGAACAAAACAGAACGGAACTTATTGCCTCCAAAGAAGATTATTGGAAAAAACTCCAAAAGCTTGGTGGAAAAAAGACAGAAGGATCTAGAGATCTACCTGCAAGCTCTGCTCACTGTGTTTCCTGTCAATGTTCCTAAAACTTTGGCACATTTCCTGCACTTTCACTTATAT GAAATCCATGGAATTGCAGCTGTTCTGGCCGAGGAGCTTTTCCACAATg GTGAACAGTTACTTGTAGCCGGGGAAGTGTTTCATATGAGGCCTCTTCAGTTATATGCAATAACACAATTACTACGGCTCGCCAAGCCCACATACATCAACGGGGATGCCAAAACTGACCTGGGACACATACTTGACTTTACTTGTAGACTCAAGTATTTAAAG ATTAGCGGCACTAGAGGTCCTGTAGGAACGAGTAACATACAAGAACACTTGCTTCCATATGACCTGTCTGTTTTCAAGTCACTTTGTCAGGTAGAG ATCTGCCATTCCGATGCCAAACTTATCAAGGGATTCACCTCTTGCAAGAAGACATTGGCAACCATGACAGTTCAGTTTTCAACATCGTCATTAAAG GACCTCTTGGTACCAGAAGCTCTTGAATTTGACCATTGGGTGGCAGAAGGCACATGCACAGATTGTCCTATTACAGCCGTGGTTCCAAAATGGAGCTCCCTGACAACTGTGGATATGAGCCACAATCACATCTCTTCTATAGACGATTCAGTG AAACTTACGCCACAAGTGGAATTTTTGGCATTGAGTCATAACCATATATGCTCAATAGAGAATCTACAG CACTTATACAACCTGGTGCACTTGGATCTTTCCTACAACAAGCTCTCCACCCTGGAAGGAGTCCACTCAAAGATTGGCAACATTAAAACCCTTAATTTATCTGGAAACCTTCTCGAGACCCTCAAAGGGCTCAATAAGTTGTACTCTCTTGTCAACTTGGATCTTGGCAACAACAAAATCTCGCAG GtggatgaaataaaaaatattggaaGCCTTCCCTGCCTGGAGACTGTCAATTTGACTGATAACCCCGTCACGATTGTCCCCGATTACAGGACCAAAGTTCTTACACAGTTTGGTGATCGGGCTGCCGAG GTCTGTTTAGACAACACCAGCACAACCGAAAAGGAGCTGGATACAGTGGAAGTTTTAAAGGCAATCCAAAAGGCCAAAGAGgcaaaaaataaattgaataatccTGATAAAAAG
- the NISCH gene encoding nischarin isoform X4, producing the protein MDDMAGIIEDGEEQREVKIIGSELVDNYTVYIIEVYTGVYKWTVKHRYSDFYDLHEKLTAENKTERNLLPPKKIIGKNSKSLVEKRQKDLEIYLQALLTVFPVNVPKTLAHFLHFHLYEIHGIAAVLAEELFHNGEQLLVAGEVFHMRPLQLYAITQLLRLAKPTYINGDAKTDLGHILDFTCRLKYLKISGTRGPVGTSNIQEHLLPYDLSVFKSLCQVEICHSDAKLIKGFTSCKKTLATMTVQFSTSSLKDLLVPEALEFDHWVAEGTCTDCPITAVVPKWSSLTTVDMSHNHISSIDDSVKLTPQVEFLALSHNHICSIENLQHLYNLVHLDLSYNKLSTLEGVHSKIGNIKTLNLSGNLLETLKGLNKLYSLVNLDLGNNKISQVDEIKNIGSLPCLETVNLTDNPVTIVPDYRTKVLTQFGDRAAEVCLDNTSTTEKELDTVEVLKAIQKAKEAKNKLNNPDKKMSEDFRLTSASSSFPANVSSSPLSRPVIFSQANYI; encoded by the exons ATGGACGACATGGCGGGGATCATAGAGGACGGCGAGGAGCAGCGGGAGGTGAAGATCATCGGCTCGGAGCTGGTGGACAATTATACG GTATACATCATTgaagtatatactggggtgtataaGTGGACTGTGAAGCACCGGTACAGTGACTTCTATGATCTCCATGAAAAG ctAACAGCAGAGAACAAAACAGAACGGAACTTATTGCCTCCAAAGAAGATTATTGGAAAAAACTCCAAAAGCTTGGTGGAAAAAAGACAGAAGGATCTAGAGATCTACCTGCAAGCTCTGCTCACTGTGTTTCCTGTCAATGTTCCTAAAACTTTGGCACATTTCCTGCACTTTCACTTATAT GAAATCCATGGAATTGCAGCTGTTCTGGCCGAGGAGCTTTTCCACAATg GTGAACAGTTACTTGTAGCCGGGGAAGTGTTTCATATGAGGCCTCTTCAGTTATATGCAATAACACAATTACTACGGCTCGCCAAGCCCACATACATCAACGGGGATGCCAAAACTGACCTGGGACACATACTTGACTTTACTTGTAGACTCAAGTATTTAAAG ATTAGCGGCACTAGAGGTCCTGTAGGAACGAGTAACATACAAGAACACTTGCTTCCATATGACCTGTCTGTTTTCAAGTCACTTTGTCAGGTAGAG ATCTGCCATTCCGATGCCAAACTTATCAAGGGATTCACCTCTTGCAAGAAGACATTGGCAACCATGACAGTTCAGTTTTCAACATCGTCATTAAAG GACCTCTTGGTACCAGAAGCTCTTGAATTTGACCATTGGGTGGCAGAAGGCACATGCACAGATTGTCCTATTACAGCCGTGGTTCCAAAATGGAGCTCCCTGACAACTGTGGATATGAGCCACAATCACATCTCTTCTATAGACGATTCAGTG AAACTTACGCCACAAGTGGAATTTTTGGCATTGAGTCATAACCATATATGCTCAATAGAGAATCTACAG CACTTATACAACCTGGTGCACTTGGATCTTTCCTACAACAAGCTCTCCACCCTGGAAGGAGTCCACTCAAAGATTGGCAACATTAAAACCCTTAATTTATCTGGAAACCTTCTCGAGACCCTCAAAGGGCTCAATAAGTTGTACTCTCTTGTCAACTTGGATCTTGGCAACAACAAAATCTCGCAG GtggatgaaataaaaaatattggaaGCCTTCCCTGCCTGGAGACTGTCAATTTGACTGATAACCCCGTCACGATTGTCCCCGATTACAGGACCAAAGTTCTTACACAGTTTGGTGATCGGGCTGCCGAG GTCTGTTTAGACAACACCAGCACAACCGAAAAGGAGCTGGATACAGTGGAAGTTTTAAAGGCAATCCAAAAGGCCAAAGAGgcaaaaaataaattgaataatccTGATAAAAAG